Proteins encoded together in one Scyliorhinus canicula chromosome 21, sScyCan1.1, whole genome shotgun sequence window:
- the slc35a2 gene encoding UDP-galactose translocator isoform X1: MAGTSAGKAETEGDEQATRRLTANEKLKYASLVVLVIQNASVILCIRYVRTIPGNRFFSTSAVVMVELVKLGTCLILILGQKRGNVKELAACLYNGMVVEYMDMLKMAVPSLIYTLQNNLQYVAISNLPAVTFQVMYQFKILTTALFSVLMLKKSLSWLQWVSLLILLTGIAIVQVTQEEERAGKDQAPGQIYLVGLMAVLVSCVSSGFAGVYFEKTLKGTSASVWLRNVQLGIFGTLLGLLAMWWKDGQDIGEKGFFFAYTPMVWCVIFNQALGGLLVAVVVKYADNILKAFAASLSIIISTVASVYLFGFIVDVYFVVGAGLVIGAVYLYSLPKVNPAASLTQEPESYNTKTIPKEKGS; this comes from the exons ATGGCAGGTACCTCAGCGGGGAAGGCGGAGACGGAGGGCGACGAACAGGCGACCCGGCGGCTGACGG CTAATGAGAAGTTGAAGTATGCCAGCCTGGTGGTTCTGGTGATCCAGAACGCCTCGGTCATCTTATGCATCCGTTACGTCCGGACGATTCCTGGGAACAGGTTTTTTTCCACCTCTGCCGTTGTGATGGTCGAACTCGTCAAACTCGGGACTTGCCTGATTCTGATTCTCGGACAGAAAAGAG GAAATGTGAAGGAGCTCGCCGCCTGCCTGTACAATGGCATGGTCGTGGAGTACATGGACATGCTGAAGATGGCGGTCCCGTCACTGATCTACACTCTGCAGAACAACTTGCAGTACGTGGCGATCTCCAACCTCCCAGCTGTAACATTCCAG GTGATGTACCAGTTCAAGATCCTGACCACGGCCCTGTTCTCCGTGCTGATGCTAAAGAAGAGTCTGTCGTGGCTGCAGTGGGTCTCCCTGCTGATCCTCTTAACGGGCATCGCCATCGTGCAGGTGACACAGGAGGAGGAGCGGGCTGGCAAGGACCAGGCGCCGGGCCAGATCTACCTGGTGGGGTTGATGGCAGTGCTGGTGTCGTGCGTGTCGTCAGGCTTCGCCGGCGTGTACTTCGAGAAGACGCTGAAGGGCACCTCTGCCTCCGTCTGGCTGCGCAACGTGCAGCTGGGCATCTTCGGTACGCTGCTGGGCCTCCTCGCCATGTGGTGGAAGGACGGCCAGGACATCGGCGAGAAGGGCTTCTTCTTCGCATACACGCCCATGGTCTGGTGCGTCATCTTCAACCAGGCCCTCGGCGGCCTTCTGGTGGCGGTAGTGGTGAAGTACGCCGACAACATCCTCAAAGCCTTCGCCGCCTCGCTGTCCATCATCATCTCCACCGTGGCGTCGGTCTACCTCTTCGGCTTCATCGTTGATGTGTACTTTGTCGTGGGCGCGGGCCTGGTGATTGGGGCCGTGTACCTGTACAGcctgcccaaggtcaaccccGCTGCCTCCCTTACCCAGGAGCCCGAATCGTACAACACAAA
- the slc35a2 gene encoding UDP-galactose translocator isoform X3, with translation MAANEKLKYASLVVLVIQNASVILCIRYVRTIPGNRFFSTSAVVMVELVKLGTCLILILGQKRGNVKELAACLYNGMVVEYMDMLKMAVPSLIYTLQNNLQYVAISNLPAVTFQVMYQFKILTTALFSVLMLKKSLSWLQWVSLLILLTGIAIVQVTQEEERAGKDQAPGQIYLVGLMAVLVSCVSSGFAGVYFEKTLKGTSASVWLRNVQLGIFGTLLGLLAMWWKDGQDIGEKGFFFAYTPMVWCVIFNQALGGLLVAVVVKYADNILKAFAASLSIIISTVASVYLFGFIVDVYFVVGAGLVIGAVYLYSLPKVNPAASLTQEPESYNTKTIPKEKGS, from the exons ATGGCAG CTAATGAGAAGTTGAAGTATGCCAGCCTGGTGGTTCTGGTGATCCAGAACGCCTCGGTCATCTTATGCATCCGTTACGTCCGGACGATTCCTGGGAACAGGTTTTTTTCCACCTCTGCCGTTGTGATGGTCGAACTCGTCAAACTCGGGACTTGCCTGATTCTGATTCTCGGACAGAAAAGAG GAAATGTGAAGGAGCTCGCCGCCTGCCTGTACAATGGCATGGTCGTGGAGTACATGGACATGCTGAAGATGGCGGTCCCGTCACTGATCTACACTCTGCAGAACAACTTGCAGTACGTGGCGATCTCCAACCTCCCAGCTGTAACATTCCAG GTGATGTACCAGTTCAAGATCCTGACCACGGCCCTGTTCTCCGTGCTGATGCTAAAGAAGAGTCTGTCGTGGCTGCAGTGGGTCTCCCTGCTGATCCTCTTAACGGGCATCGCCATCGTGCAGGTGACACAGGAGGAGGAGCGGGCTGGCAAGGACCAGGCGCCGGGCCAGATCTACCTGGTGGGGTTGATGGCAGTGCTGGTGTCGTGCGTGTCGTCAGGCTTCGCCGGCGTGTACTTCGAGAAGACGCTGAAGGGCACCTCTGCCTCCGTCTGGCTGCGCAACGTGCAGCTGGGCATCTTCGGTACGCTGCTGGGCCTCCTCGCCATGTGGTGGAAGGACGGCCAGGACATCGGCGAGAAGGGCTTCTTCTTCGCATACACGCCCATGGTCTGGTGCGTCATCTTCAACCAGGCCCTCGGCGGCCTTCTGGTGGCGGTAGTGGTGAAGTACGCCGACAACATCCTCAAAGCCTTCGCCGCCTCGCTGTCCATCATCATCTCCACCGTGGCGTCGGTCTACCTCTTCGGCTTCATCGTTGATGTGTACTTTGTCGTGGGCGCGGGCCTGGTGATTGGGGCCGTGTACCTGTACAGcctgcccaaggtcaaccccGCTGCCTCCCTTACCCAGGAGCCCGAATCGTACAACACAAA
- the slc35a2 gene encoding UDP-galactose translocator isoform X4 has translation MVELVKLGTCLILILGQKRGNVKELAACLYNGMVVEYMDMLKMAVPSLIYTLQNNLQYVAISNLPAVTFQVMYQFKILTTALFSVLMLKKSLSWLQWVSLLILLTGIAIVQVTQEEERAGKDQAPGQIYLVGLMAVLVSCVSSGFAGVYFEKTLKGTSASVWLRNVQLGIFGTLLGLLAMWWKDGQDIGEKGFFFAYTPMVWCVIFNQALGGLLVAVVVKYADNILKAFAASLSIIISTVASVYLFGFIVDVYFVVGAGLVIGAVYLYSLPKVNPAASLTQEPESYNTKTIPKEKGS, from the exons ATGGTCGAACTCGTCAAACTCGGGACTTGCCTGATTCTGATTCTCGGACAGAAAAGAG GAAATGTGAAGGAGCTCGCCGCCTGCCTGTACAATGGCATGGTCGTGGAGTACATGGACATGCTGAAGATGGCGGTCCCGTCACTGATCTACACTCTGCAGAACAACTTGCAGTACGTGGCGATCTCCAACCTCCCAGCTGTAACATTCCAG GTGATGTACCAGTTCAAGATCCTGACCACGGCCCTGTTCTCCGTGCTGATGCTAAAGAAGAGTCTGTCGTGGCTGCAGTGGGTCTCCCTGCTGATCCTCTTAACGGGCATCGCCATCGTGCAGGTGACACAGGAGGAGGAGCGGGCTGGCAAGGACCAGGCGCCGGGCCAGATCTACCTGGTGGGGTTGATGGCAGTGCTGGTGTCGTGCGTGTCGTCAGGCTTCGCCGGCGTGTACTTCGAGAAGACGCTGAAGGGCACCTCTGCCTCCGTCTGGCTGCGCAACGTGCAGCTGGGCATCTTCGGTACGCTGCTGGGCCTCCTCGCCATGTGGTGGAAGGACGGCCAGGACATCGGCGAGAAGGGCTTCTTCTTCGCATACACGCCCATGGTCTGGTGCGTCATCTTCAACCAGGCCCTCGGCGGCCTTCTGGTGGCGGTAGTGGTGAAGTACGCCGACAACATCCTCAAAGCCTTCGCCGCCTCGCTGTCCATCATCATCTCCACCGTGGCGTCGGTCTACCTCTTCGGCTTCATCGTTGATGTGTACTTTGTCGTGGGCGCGGGCCTGGTGATTGGGGCCGTGTACCTGTACAGcctgcccaaggtcaaccccGCTGCCTCCCTTACCCAGGAGCCCGAATCGTACAACACAAA
- the slc35a2 gene encoding UDP-galactose translocator isoform X2: MSPWCTAGSQWQANEKLKYASLVVLVIQNASVILCIRYVRTIPGNRFFSTSAVVMVELVKLGTCLILILGQKRGNVKELAACLYNGMVVEYMDMLKMAVPSLIYTLQNNLQYVAISNLPAVTFQVMYQFKILTTALFSVLMLKKSLSWLQWVSLLILLTGIAIVQVTQEEERAGKDQAPGQIYLVGLMAVLVSCVSSGFAGVYFEKTLKGTSASVWLRNVQLGIFGTLLGLLAMWWKDGQDIGEKGFFFAYTPMVWCVIFNQALGGLLVAVVVKYADNILKAFAASLSIIISTVASVYLFGFIVDVYFVVGAGLVIGAVYLYSLPKVNPAASLTQEPESYNTKTIPKEKGS; encoded by the exons ATGTCTCCTtggtgcacagcaggatcccagtgGCAGG CTAATGAGAAGTTGAAGTATGCCAGCCTGGTGGTTCTGGTGATCCAGAACGCCTCGGTCATCTTATGCATCCGTTACGTCCGGACGATTCCTGGGAACAGGTTTTTTTCCACCTCTGCCGTTGTGATGGTCGAACTCGTCAAACTCGGGACTTGCCTGATTCTGATTCTCGGACAGAAAAGAG GAAATGTGAAGGAGCTCGCCGCCTGCCTGTACAATGGCATGGTCGTGGAGTACATGGACATGCTGAAGATGGCGGTCCCGTCACTGATCTACACTCTGCAGAACAACTTGCAGTACGTGGCGATCTCCAACCTCCCAGCTGTAACATTCCAG GTGATGTACCAGTTCAAGATCCTGACCACGGCCCTGTTCTCCGTGCTGATGCTAAAGAAGAGTCTGTCGTGGCTGCAGTGGGTCTCCCTGCTGATCCTCTTAACGGGCATCGCCATCGTGCAGGTGACACAGGAGGAGGAGCGGGCTGGCAAGGACCAGGCGCCGGGCCAGATCTACCTGGTGGGGTTGATGGCAGTGCTGGTGTCGTGCGTGTCGTCAGGCTTCGCCGGCGTGTACTTCGAGAAGACGCTGAAGGGCACCTCTGCCTCCGTCTGGCTGCGCAACGTGCAGCTGGGCATCTTCGGTACGCTGCTGGGCCTCCTCGCCATGTGGTGGAAGGACGGCCAGGACATCGGCGAGAAGGGCTTCTTCTTCGCATACACGCCCATGGTCTGGTGCGTCATCTTCAACCAGGCCCTCGGCGGCCTTCTGGTGGCGGTAGTGGTGAAGTACGCCGACAACATCCTCAAAGCCTTCGCCGCCTCGCTGTCCATCATCATCTCCACCGTGGCGTCGGTCTACCTCTTCGGCTTCATCGTTGATGTGTACTTTGTCGTGGGCGCGGGCCTGGTGATTGGGGCCGTGTACCTGTACAGcctgcccaaggtcaaccccGCTGCCTCCCTTACCCAGGAGCCCGAATCGTACAACACAAA